From the Pseudopipra pipra isolate bDixPip1 chromosome 22, bDixPip1.hap1, whole genome shotgun sequence genome, one window contains:
- the LOC135425951 gene encoding protein DDI1 homolog 2 isoform X3, with protein sequence MLLTVFCLRRDRSEITFSLQVDADFELQNFRALCELESGIPAAESQIVYAERPLTDNNRSLASYGLKDGDVVILRQKETVEPRPSIRFPGLPRIDFSSIAVPGTSSQQHQPPAQRPRPSPPDAPAFPQGLDNPALLREMLLANPHELSLLKERNPPLAEALLSGDLEKFTRVLLEQQQDRARREQERIRLYSADPFDLEAQAKIEEDIRQQNIEENMTIAMEEAPESFGQVVMLYINCKVNGHPVKAFVDSGAQMTIMSQACAERCNIMRLVDRRWAGIAKGVGTQKIIGRVHLAQVQIEGDFLACSFSILEEQPMDMLLGLDMLKRHQCSIDLKKNVLVIGTTGSQTTFLPEGELPECARLAYGAGREDVRPEEIADQELAEAIQKSVEEAGGTRKTKKGKNRKRKKERKRTR encoded by the exons ATGCTGCTCACCGTGTTCTGCCTGCGCCGCGACCGCTCCGAGATCACCTTCAGCCTCCAGGTGGACGCCGACTTCGAGCTCCAGAACTTCCGCGCCCTCTGCGAGCTGGAGTCCGGCATCCCGGCGGCCGAGAGCCAG ATCGTTTATGCGGAGCGGCCGCTGACCGACAACAACAGGTCCTTGGCCTCCTATGGCTTGAAGGACGGGGACGTGGTGATCCTGCGCCAGAAGGAGACGGTGGAGCCTCGGCCTTCCATCCGCTTCCCAG GTCTGCCCAGGATAGACTTCAGCAGCATCGCCGTGCCCGGGACGTCCTcgcagcagcaccagcccccGGCACAGCGGCCTCGCCCGTCGCCCCCGGATGCGCCGGCGTTCCCGCAGGGCCTGGACAACCCGGCGCTGCTGCGGGAGATGCTGCTGGCCAACCCCCACgagctgtccctgctcaagGAGCGCAACCCGCCCCTGGCTGAGGCCTTGCTGAGCGGGGACCTCG AAAAATTCACGAGGGTGTTGCTGGAGCAACAGCAGGACCGAGCCCGGCGGGAGCAGGAGAGGATCCGACTCTATTCCGCTGACCCCTTTGATCTCGAGGCACAGGCCAAGATAGAAGAAGACATAAG GCAACAAAACATTGAAGAGAACATGACGATAGCGATGGAAGAGGCGCCCGAGAGCTTCGGGCAGGTGGTGATGCTCTACATCAACTGCAAAGTCAACGGGCACCCCGTGAAAGCCTTTGTGGACTCAG GTGCCCAGATGACCATCATGAGCCAGGCCTGTGCTGAGAGGTGCAACATCATGAGGCTGGTGGATCGGCGGTGGGCCGGCATCGCCAAGGGCGTAGGGACACAGAAAATCATTGGCAGAGTGCACTTAG CTCAGGTGCAGATTGAAGGGGATTTCCTGGCGTGCTCCTTCTCGATCCTGGAAGAGCAGCCCATGGACATGCTCCTAGGACTGGATATGCTTAAGAGGCATCAG TGCTCCATCGATCTCAAGAAGAATGTTCTGGTGATCGGCACGACGGGCTCGCAGACCACGTTCCTGCCGGAGGGGGAGCTCCCGGAGTGTGCCCGGCTGGCCTACGGCGCCGGGCGCGAGGACGTGCGGCCCGAGGAGATCGCGGaccaggagctggcagaagcAATACAGAAATCCGTGGAGGAAGCAG GTGGTACCAGGAAAACcaagaaaggaaagaacaggaaacggaagaaggagagaaagagaacaagaTGA
- the LOC135425951 gene encoding protein DDI1 homolog 2 isoform X2, whose amino-acid sequence MLLTVFCLRRDRSEITFSLQVDADFELQNFRALCELESGIPAAESQIVYAERPLTDNNRSLASYGLKDGDVVILRQKETVEPRPSIRFPGLPRIDFSSIAVPGTSSQQHQPPAQRPRPSPPDAPAFPQGLDNPALLREMLLANPHELSLLKERNPPLAEALLSGDLEKFTRVLLEQQQDRARREQERIRLYSADPFDLEAQAKIEEDIRQQNIEENMTIAMEEAPESFGQVVMLYINCKVNGHPVKAFVDSGAQMTIMSQACAERCNIMRLVDRRWAGIAKGVGTQKIIGRVHLAQVQIEGDFLACSFSILEEQPMDMLLGLDMLKRHQCSIDLKKNVLVIGTTGSQTTFLPEGELPECARLAYGAGREDVRPEEIADQELAEAIQKSVEEAVAARWYQENQERKEQETEEGEKENKMKHHRSSARHKMCVLS is encoded by the exons ATGCTGCTCACCGTGTTCTGCCTGCGCCGCGACCGCTCCGAGATCACCTTCAGCCTCCAGGTGGACGCCGACTTCGAGCTCCAGAACTTCCGCGCCCTCTGCGAGCTGGAGTCCGGCATCCCGGCGGCCGAGAGCCAG ATCGTTTATGCGGAGCGGCCGCTGACCGACAACAACAGGTCCTTGGCCTCCTATGGCTTGAAGGACGGGGACGTGGTGATCCTGCGCCAGAAGGAGACGGTGGAGCCTCGGCCTTCCATCCGCTTCCCAG GTCTGCCCAGGATAGACTTCAGCAGCATCGCCGTGCCCGGGACGTCCTcgcagcagcaccagcccccGGCACAGCGGCCTCGCCCGTCGCCCCCGGATGCGCCGGCGTTCCCGCAGGGCCTGGACAACCCGGCGCTGCTGCGGGAGATGCTGCTGGCCAACCCCCACgagctgtccctgctcaagGAGCGCAACCCGCCCCTGGCTGAGGCCTTGCTGAGCGGGGACCTCG AAAAATTCACGAGGGTGTTGCTGGAGCAACAGCAGGACCGAGCCCGGCGGGAGCAGGAGAGGATCCGACTCTATTCCGCTGACCCCTTTGATCTCGAGGCACAGGCCAAGATAGAAGAAGACATAAG GCAACAAAACATTGAAGAGAACATGACGATAGCGATGGAAGAGGCGCCCGAGAGCTTCGGGCAGGTGGTGATGCTCTACATCAACTGCAAAGTCAACGGGCACCCCGTGAAAGCCTTTGTGGACTCAG GTGCCCAGATGACCATCATGAGCCAGGCCTGTGCTGAGAGGTGCAACATCATGAGGCTGGTGGATCGGCGGTGGGCCGGCATCGCCAAGGGCGTAGGGACACAGAAAATCATTGGCAGAGTGCACTTAG CTCAGGTGCAGATTGAAGGGGATTTCCTGGCGTGCTCCTTCTCGATCCTGGAAGAGCAGCCCATGGACATGCTCCTAGGACTGGATATGCTTAAGAGGCATCAG TGCTCCATCGATCTCAAGAAGAATGTTCTGGTGATCGGCACGACGGGCTCGCAGACCACGTTCCTGCCGGAGGGGGAGCTCCCGGAGTGTGCCCGGCTGGCCTACGGCGCCGGGCGCGAGGACGTGCGGCCCGAGGAGATCGCGGaccaggagctggcagaagcAATACAGAAATCCGTGGAGGAAGCAG TTGCTGCTAGGTGGTACCAGGAAAACcaagaaaggaaagaacaggaaacggaagaaggagagaaagagaacaagaTGAAGCACCACAGAAGCTCAGCTCGCCACAAGATGTGTGTTCTTTCCTAA
- the LOC135425951 gene encoding protein DDI1 homolog 2 isoform X4, whose protein sequence is MLLTVFCLRRDRSEITFSLQVDADFELQNFRALCELESGIPAAESQIVYAERPLTDNNRSLASYGLKDGDVVILRQKETVEPRPSIRFPGLPRIDFSSIAVPGTSSQQHQPPAQRPRPSPPDAPAFPQGLDNPALLREMLLANPHELSLLKERNPPLAEALLSGDLEKFTRVLLEQQQDRARREQERIRLYSADPFDLEAQAKIEEDIRQQNIEENMTIAMEEAPESFGQVVMLYINCKVNGHPVKAFVDSGAQMTIMSQACAERCNIMRLVDRRWAGIAKGVGTQKIIGRVHLAQVQIEGDFLACSFSILEEQPMDMLLGLDMLKRHQCSIDLKKNVLVIGTTGSQTTFLPEGELPECARLAYGAGREDVRPEEIADQELAEAIQKSVEEAERRKP, encoded by the exons ATGCTGCTCACCGTGTTCTGCCTGCGCCGCGACCGCTCCGAGATCACCTTCAGCCTCCAGGTGGACGCCGACTTCGAGCTCCAGAACTTCCGCGCCCTCTGCGAGCTGGAGTCCGGCATCCCGGCGGCCGAGAGCCAG ATCGTTTATGCGGAGCGGCCGCTGACCGACAACAACAGGTCCTTGGCCTCCTATGGCTTGAAGGACGGGGACGTGGTGATCCTGCGCCAGAAGGAGACGGTGGAGCCTCGGCCTTCCATCCGCTTCCCAG GTCTGCCCAGGATAGACTTCAGCAGCATCGCCGTGCCCGGGACGTCCTcgcagcagcaccagcccccGGCACAGCGGCCTCGCCCGTCGCCCCCGGATGCGCCGGCGTTCCCGCAGGGCCTGGACAACCCGGCGCTGCTGCGGGAGATGCTGCTGGCCAACCCCCACgagctgtccctgctcaagGAGCGCAACCCGCCCCTGGCTGAGGCCTTGCTGAGCGGGGACCTCG AAAAATTCACGAGGGTGTTGCTGGAGCAACAGCAGGACCGAGCCCGGCGGGAGCAGGAGAGGATCCGACTCTATTCCGCTGACCCCTTTGATCTCGAGGCACAGGCCAAGATAGAAGAAGACATAAG GCAACAAAACATTGAAGAGAACATGACGATAGCGATGGAAGAGGCGCCCGAGAGCTTCGGGCAGGTGGTGATGCTCTACATCAACTGCAAAGTCAACGGGCACCCCGTGAAAGCCTTTGTGGACTCAG GTGCCCAGATGACCATCATGAGCCAGGCCTGTGCTGAGAGGTGCAACATCATGAGGCTGGTGGATCGGCGGTGGGCCGGCATCGCCAAGGGCGTAGGGACACAGAAAATCATTGGCAGAGTGCACTTAG CTCAGGTGCAGATTGAAGGGGATTTCCTGGCGTGCTCCTTCTCGATCCTGGAAGAGCAGCCCATGGACATGCTCCTAGGACTGGATATGCTTAAGAGGCATCAG TGCTCCATCGATCTCAAGAAGAATGTTCTGGTGATCGGCACGACGGGCTCGCAGACCACGTTCCTGCCGGAGGGGGAGCTCCCGGAGTGTGCCCGGCTGGCCTACGGCGCCGGGCGCGAGGACGTGCGGCCCGAGGAGATCGCGGaccaggagctggcagaagcAATACAGAAATCCGTGGAGGAAGCAG AACGTCGGAAGCCTTGA
- the LOC135425951 gene encoding regulatory solute carrier protein family 1 member 1 isoform X1 produces MLLTVFCLRRDRSEITFSLQVDADFELQNFRALCELESGIPAAESQIVYAERPLTDNNRSLASYGLKDGDVVILRQKETVEPRPSIRFPGLPRIDFSSIAVPGTSSQQHQPPAQRPRPSPPDAPAFPQGLDNPALLREMLLANPHELSLLKERNPPLAEALLSGDLEKFTRVLLEQQQDRARREQERIRLYSADPFDLEAQAKIEEDIRQQNIEENMTIAMEEAPESFGQVVMLYINCKVNGHPVKAFVDSGAQMTIMSQACAERCNIMRLVDRRWAGIAKGVGTQKIIGRVHLAQVQIEGDFLACSFSILEEQPMDMLLGLDMLKRHQCSIDLKKNVLVIGTTGSQTTFLPEGELPECARLAYGAGREDVRPEEIADQELAEAIQKSVEEAENSDKETTSLEMPSLPASDGFQNPVQSSGLNSKICNPTNQLLDRSVSAPASICSSESSLAEPIHPRAVKTFDSSPERQIIPEKEHPLVLEHLSNSSSLANNPSPHTGEATCSNPACLSQKTLEETFIADFLKECNAEGQDHSQEHPLEVTKDNLTDTAAKHGQDEDVCLPSEQEQEHELPIDHRTCKEPEKEHLEEQNETTDPEPPCHVGGFEKPVVAEANQPEDPPLETRDGLERAGLSCAKGIIQLSASRVHMEASMEVDVVEQDAAEVRSSAREQKQQTNDRRVSDLSSDAFSMEVELLKSPSSSRALLPTGDVLQSKSSGEIPAELSNLVAEVSSSPSSIHELNTGGPSEEPCFPLASALKELHKLLVISRKGECKILASEEVSQLEMVRREPAAVEKGLPEGEQKGSDPVSQEQSCFCPEVRPEGSQPCDSSREHVSTGPIGHGQPALGEGALGRQKGPGKSHLVLESSAATPGQQQSLEQGEALAEASQSPASATLEQNTPISSTPALGEGAPQDTQGLFPGAPGRSSSAAPEGGCEEPPLNPPAACTRLAAGATPAPAFPAADVDRILSAGFTPREALEALEQADGNADLALLILLAKSIVVPT; encoded by the exons ATGCTGCTCACCGTGTTCTGCCTGCGCCGCGACCGCTCCGAGATCACCTTCAGCCTCCAGGTGGACGCCGACTTCGAGCTCCAGAACTTCCGCGCCCTCTGCGAGCTGGAGTCCGGCATCCCGGCGGCCGAGAGCCAG ATCGTTTATGCGGAGCGGCCGCTGACCGACAACAACAGGTCCTTGGCCTCCTATGGCTTGAAGGACGGGGACGTGGTGATCCTGCGCCAGAAGGAGACGGTGGAGCCTCGGCCTTCCATCCGCTTCCCAG GTCTGCCCAGGATAGACTTCAGCAGCATCGCCGTGCCCGGGACGTCCTcgcagcagcaccagcccccGGCACAGCGGCCTCGCCCGTCGCCCCCGGATGCGCCGGCGTTCCCGCAGGGCCTGGACAACCCGGCGCTGCTGCGGGAGATGCTGCTGGCCAACCCCCACgagctgtccctgctcaagGAGCGCAACCCGCCCCTGGCTGAGGCCTTGCTGAGCGGGGACCTCG AAAAATTCACGAGGGTGTTGCTGGAGCAACAGCAGGACCGAGCCCGGCGGGAGCAGGAGAGGATCCGACTCTATTCCGCTGACCCCTTTGATCTCGAGGCACAGGCCAAGATAGAAGAAGACATAAG GCAACAAAACATTGAAGAGAACATGACGATAGCGATGGAAGAGGCGCCCGAGAGCTTCGGGCAGGTGGTGATGCTCTACATCAACTGCAAAGTCAACGGGCACCCCGTGAAAGCCTTTGTGGACTCAG GTGCCCAGATGACCATCATGAGCCAGGCCTGTGCTGAGAGGTGCAACATCATGAGGCTGGTGGATCGGCGGTGGGCCGGCATCGCCAAGGGCGTAGGGACACAGAAAATCATTGGCAGAGTGCACTTAG CTCAGGTGCAGATTGAAGGGGATTTCCTGGCGTGCTCCTTCTCGATCCTGGAAGAGCAGCCCATGGACATGCTCCTAGGACTGGATATGCTTAAGAGGCATCAG TGCTCCATCGATCTCAAGAAGAATGTTCTGGTGATCGGCACGACGGGCTCGCAGACCACGTTCCTGCCGGAGGGGGAGCTCCCGGAGTGTGCCCGGCTGGCCTACGGCGCCGGGCGCGAGGACGTGCGGCCCGAGGAGATCGCGGaccaggagctggcagaagcAATACAGAAATCCGTGGAGGAAGCAG AGAATAGTGACAAAGAAACTACCTCACTGGAAATGCCCTCATTACCAGCTTCTGATGGGTTTCAAAATCCAGTCCAGTCTTCAGGACTAAATTCCAAGATCTGTAATCCCACAAATCAATTACTTGATCGTTCTGTCTCTGCCCCTGCTTCAATTTGCTCATCCGAATCCAGCCTCGCAGAGCCCATTCATCCCAGAGCCGTCAAGACTTTTGACTCTTCACCTGAACGCCAGATAATCCCGGAAAAAGAGCATCCTCTGGTGTTAGAGCATCTTTCCAATAGCTCTTCCTTGGCAAATAACCCGTCTCCCCACACCGGGGAGGCAACCTGCTCCAATCCAGCTTGCCTTTCACAGAAGACACTCGAAGAAACATTTATTGCTGACTTTTTAAAGGAATGTAATGCTGAAGGACAAGATCACAGTCAGGAACATCCTCTGGAAGTGACAAAAGACAATTTGACTGACACTGCTGCCAAGCATGGGCAGGATGAAGATGTCTGTTTGCCTTCGGAGCAGGAGCAAGAGCATGAGCTTCCCATAGACCATCGGACGTGCAAAGAGCCAGAAAAGGAACATCTGGAGGAGCAAAATGAGACAACTGACCCAGAACCTCCTTGCCATGTTGGTGGGTTTGAGAAACCTGTTGTGGCAGAAGCCAACCAGCCAGAAGATCCTCCCCTGGAAACAAGAGATGGACTAGAGAGAGCAGGTCTTTCCTGTGCGAAAGGGATTATCCAGCTGTCAGCCTCCCGTGTGCACATGGAAGCCTCCATGGAAGTCGATGTAGTTGAGCAGGATGCAGCTGAAGTGCGGAGCTCAGCAagggagcagaagcagcagacCAACGACAGACGTGTATCTGACCTGAGCTCGGACGCCTTCTCCATGGAGGTGGAGCTGCTGAAGTCTCCGTCCTCCTCGAGGGCTCTGCTTCCCACCGGTGATGTCCTGCAGTCTAAAAGCTCTGGGGAAATTCCTGCAGAGTTGTCTAATTTGGTGGCTGAAGTCAGCTCTTCCCCCTCCAGCATCCACGAGCTGAACACAGGAGGACCTTCAGAAGAGCCATGTTTCCCTCTGGCATCAGCCTTGAAAGAGCTTCACAAACTCTTGGTTATCAGTCGGAAAGGGGAATGTAAGATTCTCGCCTCGGAAGAAGTCTCCCAGCTGGAAATGGTTCgcagagagccagcagcagtggAGAAGGGGCTTCCTGAAGGTGAGCAGAAAGGCTCAGATCCAGTGAGCCAGGAACAGAGCTGCTTCTGCCCCGAGGTGAGGCCTGAGGGGAGCCAGCCCTGTGATTCCAGCAGAGAGCACGTCAGCACCGGGCCCATCGGTCATGGTCAGCCTGCACTCGGGGAGGGGGCTCTAGGGAGGCAGAAGGGTCCAGGTAAGAGCCATTTGGTCCTGGAGAGTTCTGCAGCCAcacctgggcagcagcagagcctggagcagggggaggctttggcagaaGCTTCTCAGAGTCCAGCTAGTGCGACTTTGGAGCAAAACACACCCATTTCCTCCACACCTGCTTTGGGTGAAGGCGCACCTCAGGATACGCAGGGCCTGTTCCCGGGAGCgcctgggaggagcagcagtgctgctcctgaGGGTGGGTGTGAGGAGCCACCACTGAACCCACCAGCTGCCTGCACCAGACTGGCCGCGGGTGCCACTCCAGCCCCTGCTTTCCCTGCGGCTGATGTCGACCGGATCCTCAGTGCTGGTTTCACCCCGCGGGAGGCTCTCGAGGCCTTGGAACAAGCGGATGGAAATGCAGATCTTGCTCTTCTCATTTTGCTGGCCAAGAGTATCGTCGTTCCCACGTAA